One Lactobacillus crispatus DNA segment encodes these proteins:
- a CDS encoding MMPL family transporter: MQKFLKNHVFELIAWILILIISVVALPNITQLTNDHSNITLPSNVQSNVAQSIENNWGSKKKNTYAVALVFNKKSGKLTDADKQAINNTLDKFTNDKGKYGIKDSLLPDSNIATRKKLQSKDGTTWVAQFNVAKSHGTIEKVYNEMNKAAKTQGLRTYVTGADVLQHDFSASIQEGIKKTEAITVVFIFIVLVIVFKSPIVPLISLLTVGVSFLTSFSIVTNLVKSANFPFSNFTQVFMVIVLFGIGTDYNILLYDKFKENLGKGMDKYKAMHDALRNAGKTILYSGSSILIGFTALSLAKFSVYQSAVGVAVGVAVLLVVLLTLNPFFMATLGKKMFWPVKKFTGESDDKLWHGISSATLKHPIIYLVVLAVVVVPFMLMYSGHLNYDDTDEIADSVPSKQGLLIVQKHFSKGMAEPSYLYIQSKHRLDNEENLKLIDQVTKQLQASKDVSFATSVTEPYGEPIDMLYVNNQLNTVNDGVDQARSGLGKLSKGSNKVANGANSLKDGADQLQNGTSRLQSGASQLVSGTNRLQNGASQLQSGATRLQSGSGQLVSGADRLRSGAFQLQSGAVRLQTGAGRLESGTHALQSGASSLVSGANRLKNGANSLQSGTQQMVNQLQQLSSQLSTQLSGSNKQQLAQLQTALPQINSGIQQLNQAIGGGVDTSSLTNSLATVQKQAADLENSLKELQSAAGNADSSSVNQSEIQSAISSAVSSAVQSVPADQRQAAQAAATKAATQAVESVVQKAQSGANTDKMKSAMANATSAAQGLQSSMAAMQQSNLMTQLQTLKAQVNALAQASNKALPGAATALNQLSSGLTQVQSAASQGVAGAQKLNNGAGQLSNGLGSLSSGASRLGAGVNQVNNGAGRLNNGLGTLASGAGTLNNGLGTLANGAGTLNNGLGTLATGAGQLNSGIGQLAGQAPQLISGISQLNTGAGQLSAGAGKLASKVPQLTSGIDTVNSGLGQGETYLRGLGSSAAADTFYIPKEFLKNDMFKKSMDVYLSPDKKSAQIIVVFDSNPSATEATKKSQELSAMAKKSFQGTALKNAKVAMGGQSSKIEDTKTVASGDFLRTAAIMLIGIGIALMFVTRSLLQPIYILGTLLIAYLCSLSINQWIVKAVLGKSMLTWNTPFFSFIMLIALGVDYSIFLMTRYRELESEGYTTPSSRILKACAIIGTVVISAAIILGGTFAALIPSGIPTLIEVALAVDIGLLILVFILPITMSAATKLTYEGIDLNKFAKRRNKKNN, translated from the coding sequence GTGCAGAAATTTCTGAAGAACCATGTTTTCGAACTGATTGCGTGGATTTTAATATTGATTATTTCCGTTGTTGCTTTGCCTAACATTACGCAGCTGACTAATGATCACTCTAACATTACGTTGCCAAGTAATGTGCAAAGCAATGTGGCACAATCAATAGAGAACAATTGGGGCTCGAAAAAGAAAAACACTTATGCAGTAGCACTTGTTTTTAACAAAAAGAGTGGCAAGCTAACTGATGCCGATAAACAGGCTATTAATAATACGCTTGATAAGTTCACTAATGATAAAGGCAAGTACGGAATCAAGGATTCATTACTTCCAGATTCCAATATTGCTACAAGAAAGAAACTTCAATCAAAAGATGGCACGACTTGGGTAGCACAATTTAATGTGGCTAAGAGTCATGGTACGATTGAAAAAGTTTATAACGAAATGAACAAGGCCGCGAAAACGCAAGGGCTTCGTACTTATGTAACGGGTGCGGATGTCTTGCAGCACGACTTCTCCGCTTCAATTCAAGAGGGAATTAAGAAGACTGAAGCCATTACAGTTGTCTTTATCTTTATTGTTTTGGTTATCGTATTTAAGTCACCAATTGTTCCACTTATTTCATTGTTGACAGTTGGTGTTTCATTCCTTACTTCCTTCTCAATTGTTACTAATTTAGTTAAAAGCGCCAATTTCCCGTTTTCAAACTTTACGCAAGTGTTTATGGTTATCGTGCTCTTCGGTATCGGTACCGACTACAACATTTTGCTGTATGACAAGTTTAAAGAAAATCTAGGAAAAGGGATGGACAAGTATAAGGCCATGCATGACGCTTTGCGCAATGCTGGTAAAACAATTCTTTACTCAGGTTCATCCATCTTAATTGGTTTTACTGCTTTAAGTTTAGCTAAATTCTCCGTTTACCAATCAGCTGTTGGTGTTGCGGTCGGCGTTGCTGTTTTATTGGTAGTGCTTTTGACACTCAACCCATTCTTCATGGCTACGCTTGGTAAGAAAATGTTCTGGCCAGTTAAGAAATTTACTGGTGAAAGTGATGACAAGTTATGGCATGGTATTTCATCTGCCACATTGAAGCATCCAATTATTTACTTGGTTGTGTTAGCAGTTGTTGTTGTGCCATTCATGTTAATGTACTCAGGTCACTTGAACTACGATGATACTGATGAAATTGCAGATTCAGTTCCATCTAAGCAAGGTTTGTTGATAGTACAAAAGCACTTCTCTAAAGGGATGGCTGAACCATCATACTTGTACATTCAAAGCAAGCATAGATTAGACAACGAAGAAAATTTGAAGTTAATTGATCAAGTGACTAAGCAACTTCAAGCTTCAAAAGACGTTTCATTTGCGACATCTGTTACAGAACCTTACGGCGAACCAATTGATATGCTTTATGTCAACAATCAATTAAACACGGTTAACGACGGTGTTGATCAAGCTCGTTCAGGTTTGGGTAAATTGAGCAAAGGCTCAAACAAGGTTGCTAACGGTGCTAACAGCTTAAAAGATGGTGCTGATCAACTTCAAAATGGTACTAGTCGTCTTCAAAGTGGCGCTAGCCAATTAGTTAGTGGTACTAATCGTTTGCAAAACGGTGCTAGTCAATTACAAAGTGGTGCAACTCGCCTGCAAAGTGGTTCAGGCCAACTAGTTAGTGGTGCTGATCGCTTACGTAGTGGTGCTTTTCAATTACAAAGCGGCGCTGTTCGTTTACAAACTGGTGCAGGTCGTTTAGAAAGTGGTACTCATGCATTGCAAAGTGGTGCAAGCAGCTTAGTTAGCGGTGCAAATCGTTTGAAGAATGGTGCTAACAGTTTGCAAAGTGGTACCCAACAAATGGTTAACCAATTGCAACAATTGAGTTCACAACTTTCAACTCAATTGAGTGGCTCTAACAAGCAACAACTTGCCCAACTTCAAACTGCTTTGCCACAAATCAATAGTGGTATTCAACAATTGAATCAAGCTATTGGTGGTGGGGTTGATACTTCATCGTTAACTAATAGTTTAGCTACAGTTCAAAAACAAGCTGCAGATCTTGAAAATAGCTTGAAAGAATTGCAAAGTGCAGCAGGTAATGCTGACTCAAGTTCAGTAAATCAATCTGAAATTCAATCAGCAATTTCATCGGCTGTTTCATCAGCTGTGCAATCAGTACCAGCTGATCAAAGACAAGCGGCTCAAGCAGCAGCAACTAAGGCTGCCACTCAAGCGGTTGAATCTGTTGTTCAAAAGGCTCAATCAGGTGCTAATACTGATAAGATGAAGTCAGCAATGGCAAATGCTACTTCAGCAGCTCAGGGCTTGCAAAGCTCAATGGCTGCAATGCAACAAAGTAACTTGATGACTCAGCTTCAAACTTTAAAGGCTCAGGTTAATGCTTTAGCTCAAGCTTCAAACAAGGCTCTTCCAGGTGCAGCAACAGCTTTGAACCAATTAAGTTCAGGCTTAACTCAAGTTCAATCTGCTGCTTCACAAGGTGTAGCTGGTGCACAAAAGCTTAATAACGGTGCTGGTCAATTGAGTAACGGCCTTGGTTCACTTTCATCAGGTGCTAGTCGCCTTGGTGCAGGTGTAAACCAAGTTAATAATGGTGCCGGCCGATTAAATAATGGTCTTGGTACTCTTGCAAGCGGTGCAGGTACGTTGAACAATGGTCTTGGCACTCTTGCAAATGGTGCTGGAACTTTGAATAATGGCTTAGGTACTCTTGCCACTGGTGCCGGTCAGCTTAATAGTGGTATCGGCCAATTAGCTGGTCAAGCTCCACAACTTATTTCAGGTATCAGTCAACTTAACACAGGTGCTGGACAACTCAGTGCTGGCGCTGGTAAGTTGGCAAGCAAAGTTCCACAATTGACTTCAGGTATTGACACTGTTAATAGTGGTTTAGGTCAAGGTGAAACCTACCTCAGAGGTTTAGGTTCATCAGCTGCCGCTGATACTTTCTACATCCCTAAGGAATTCTTGAAGAACGATATGTTCAAGAAGTCAATGGATGTTTACCTCAGCCCAGACAAGAAGTCAGCTCAAATTATTGTTGTCTTTGATTCAAACCCAAGTGCAACCGAAGCTACTAAGAAGTCACAAGAATTAAGTGCTATGGCTAAGAAGTCATTCCAAGGTACTGCTTTGAAGAATGCTAAGGTAGCTATGGGTGGTCAAAGTTCCAAGATTGAAGATACTAAGACAGTTGCCAGTGGCGACTTCCTTAGAACTGCTGCCATCATGTTAATCGGTATCGGCATTGCCTTGATGTTTGTAACTCGTTCACTTTTGCAACCAATCTACATTCTTGGGACTTTGCTTATTGCTTACCTCTGCTCACTTTCAATCAATCAATGGATTGTTAAAGCAGTTCTTGGTAAGTCAATGCTTACTTGGAACACACCATTCTTCAGCTTCATTATGTTGATCGCTTTGGGTGTTGACTACAGTATCTTCCTGATGACTCGTTATCGTGAACTTGAGTCTGAGGGCTACACTACTCCAAGTTCAAGAATCTTGAAGGCATGTGCTATCATTGGTACGGTTGTTATATCAGCCGCAAT
- a CDS encoding TetR/AcrR family transcriptional regulator, which yields MAQKRNLDLDKIIDQATELISKKGLTATTLPALAKALDVRSQSLYHYVSGRKQLLSLVGARQIKILRHELMNDLIGMSGRDALLKFADVVRDFLLSDPALSSILYHLNEYPKDAAINQEILDLIKMGERLNFKKESVISFHALIGAVLGYVFLDKSKSFGDETEDESNRNYHEMILRLVEPVPDLQQIGRK from the coding sequence ATGGCACAGAAAAGAAATCTTGATCTGGATAAAATAATTGATCAAGCTACTGAATTAATTTCTAAAAAAGGACTGACAGCTACAACTTTGCCAGCATTGGCTAAGGCGCTCGATGTCCGCTCACAGTCGCTTTATCATTACGTTTCAGGACGCAAACAATTGCTATCACTAGTTGGTGCAAGACAGATTAAGATCTTACGTCATGAGTTGATGAACGATCTAATCGGTATGTCAGGTAGGGATGCGTTGCTTAAGTTTGCGGATGTTGTGCGCGACTTTTTATTAAGTGATCCGGCTTTATCAAGTATTCTGTATCATTTGAACGAATATCCAAAGGATGCGGCCATCAATCAAGAAATCTTGGATTTAATTAAAATGGGTGAAAGACTTAATTTTAAAAAAGAAAGTGTCATTTCATTTCATGCTTTAATTGGCGCCGTATTAGGGTACGTTTTTTTGGATAAATCGAAGTCTTTTGGAGATGAAACAGAAGATGAATCTAATCGTAATTATCATGAAATGATTTTACGACTTGTAGAACCAGTACCTGATTTACAACAAATAGGGAGGAAATAG
- a CDS encoding serine hydrolase, which yields MKHKILIGSLIVTLFAFILYTSNIKRVENAQLKIVEPNNSKVAKNKKKTKEPKVKKLEKPKEPKVNSIEYSNHVKAQKGSNQKLVKQIKKVMGIDDSFQVVAQDLTNSSHFAVVSNTNKAHDAGKTMRLFLLIALYEQEQKGKMGSRTAIKISKKDKAKGDKMFQVGITYGVSYLRSAMLKGNKTAASALTRKIGVNNIDQVAKKMGATQTKVNSNMTGQTTANDLAKTMIGLYQGRVLNRQYASRVLATLAKERPSLVSGLSGGIYAIGDDDFAVAIVQTNGRAYCMSVWSTQHKNFNKLGKTVNAWFIKKHK from the coding sequence ATGAAACATAAAATATTAATTGGTTCTTTAATTGTGACTTTATTTGCATTCATTTTGTATACATCAAACATAAAGCGGGTGGAAAACGCGCAGTTAAAGATTGTTGAACCAAATAACAGCAAGGTCGCTAAGAATAAAAAGAAGACCAAGGAGCCAAAGGTTAAAAAATTAGAAAAGCCTAAGGAGCCCAAGGTTAATTCGATTGAATATTCTAACCATGTTAAAGCTCAAAAAGGCAGTAATCAGAAGCTAGTCAAGCAAATCAAAAAAGTTATGGGCATTGATGATAGCTTCCAGGTAGTAGCACAGGATTTAACTAACTCTAGTCACTTTGCCGTAGTTTCTAATACTAATAAGGCTCATGACGCAGGAAAAACAATGCGGTTATTTTTACTGATCGCCTTGTATGAGCAAGAACAAAAAGGCAAGATGGGGTCGCGAACTGCGATTAAGATTAGCAAAAAAGACAAAGCCAAGGGTGATAAGATGTTTCAAGTTGGTATTACCTATGGTGTAAGTTATTTGCGCAGCGCAATGCTTAAGGGTAACAAAACTGCAGCTAGTGCCTTAACTAGAAAAATTGGAGTTAATAATATTGACCAAGTTGCTAAAAAAATGGGTGCCACTCAAACTAAGGTCAATTCAAATATGACTGGTCAGACAACAGCTAATGATTTAGCTAAGACAATGATTGGCTTGTATCAAGGTCGAGTATTAAATCGGCAATATGCTAGCCGAGTTTTAGCAACCCTAGCTAAAGAGCGACCAAGTTTAGTTTCTGGCTTAAGTGGCGGCATTTATGCAATTGGTGATGATGATTTTGCTGTCGCAATTGTTCAGACTAACGGACGTGCTTACTGTATGTCTGTTTGGAGCACGCAACACAAGAATTTTAATAAATTGGGCAAAACGGTTAATGCTTGGTTTATAAAAAAGCATAAGTAA
- a CDS encoding magnesium transporter CorA family protein has translation MIRQQNFPVRTKYKWYDINNLSEEDSERLQQDFNFTPDIISYISDRHERPHYDYDVHTKSHLLVYDVPIWPTNTIKHFTSHPITFLVVGENIFTFHTESTSYVFDEFNDEHMRERLSEAKDVTELLMLFFLYSSQYFQRAVTQLDVERNSLDQKLSDDINNKDLVELSNIEKSLVYLSSSIQTDLIMLHGLNHSKLDFTKEASERLDDVLIESSQSAEMVQISQQVTKTLSATSDNMMNNNLNDTMQFLTVWSLVLTIPTILTGFYGMNVSLPILKNSFDWVLIIILMVVLMVWLVILMKRHHFF, from the coding sequence TTGATTAGACAACAAAATTTCCCGGTAAGAACAAAGTATAAGTGGTATGACATCAATAATTTAAGTGAAGAAGACAGTGAGAGATTGCAGCAGGATTTTAATTTTACGCCTGACATTATCTCTTATATTTCTGACCGTCACGAACGTCCTCACTATGACTATGACGTCCATACTAAGAGCCACTTGCTTGTTTACGATGTGCCAATTTGGCCGACCAACACGATTAAGCACTTTACCTCACACCCAATCACTTTTTTAGTAGTGGGTGAAAATATCTTTACTTTCCATACAGAATCAACCAGCTATGTGTTTGATGAATTCAACGATGAACATATGCGGGAGCGTTTGTCTGAAGCTAAAGATGTTACTGAGTTGTTGATGCTCTTTTTCCTATATTCATCACAATACTTCCAGCGTGCCGTAACGCAACTTGACGTTGAACGTAACAGCCTAGATCAGAAGTTGTCTGATGACATTAACAATAAAGATTTGGTGGAACTTTCGAATATTGAAAAAAGTTTAGTTTATTTATCAAGTTCAATTCAGACGGATTTAATCATGTTGCATGGCCTGAATCACAGCAAATTAGACTTCACTAAAGAAGCCAGTGAACGCTTGGATGACGTCTTGATTGAATCAAGCCAGTCTGCAGAAATGGTGCAGATTTCCCAGCAGGTAACTAAGACTTTATCAGCTACCAGTGATAATATGATGAACAATAATTTGAATGACACCATGCAATTCTTAACTGTGTGGTCATTGGTATTAACTATTCCAACTATTTTAACCGGTTTTTATGGGATGAATGTTAGTCTACCAATTTTAAAAAATTCATTTGACTGGGTTTTAATCATTATTTTGATGGTTGTTTTAATGGTTTGGTTAGTCATTTTGATGAAAAGGCATCATTTCTTCTAA
- a CDS encoding extracellular solute-binding protein has protein sequence MKFSKKLTMAAVATLALVGTAACSKSGNSSSSSSEKIPSKITKKTTVVFWNAMPGVQGSTLKQLTNEFEKKNPKITVKLENQGAYNDLQAKINSTLQSPNNLPTITQAYPGWLWNAAQNKMLVNMTPYINNKNVGWGSAKASDIRTELLDGAKIKGTQYGIPFNKSIETLTYNKTMFKKYGIKKVPTTMEELKDVSETIYKKSNHKVVGAGFDSLSNYYTLGMKDEGVNFTDKINFSGSTSKKVLNFYADGIKKGYFRVAGSEHYLSGPFANEKVAMFVGTSAGEGFVKQGVGNKFTYDVAPRPGKYTMQQGTDIYMFNHASAEQKAAAFKYIKFLVSKSSQIKWANATGYIPVNTSAIESSEYKNNKSIKLPAKLEDAMKNLYSVPVAKNSNAAYNQLNSILQNIFAAAQKGQNTNSQINTGKQKFDAAWKQ, from the coding sequence ATGAAGTTTAGTAAGAAACTTACTATGGCTGCCGTTGCTACTTTGGCCCTAGTTGGCACTGCTGCTTGTTCAAAGAGTGGCAATTCTTCTTCATCAAGTTCAGAGAAGATTCCATCAAAGATTACTAAGAAGACTACAGTTGTCTTCTGGAACGCTATGCCGGGAGTACAAGGTTCTACTTTAAAGCAATTAACTAATGAATTTGAAAAGAAGAACCCTAAAATTACTGTTAAGCTTGAAAACCAAGGTGCATACAATGATTTGCAAGCTAAGATCAACTCAACTTTGCAATCACCAAATAACTTACCTACTATTACTCAAGCTTATCCAGGTTGGCTTTGGAACGCAGCTCAAAACAAGATGCTTGTAAACATGACCCCATATATCAACAACAAGAATGTTGGTTGGGGCAGTGCAAAGGCATCTGACATTAGAACTGAACTTCTTGATGGTGCAAAAATTAAGGGAACTCAATACGGTATCCCATTTAACAAGTCAATTGAAACTTTGACTTACAACAAGACCATGTTTAAGAAATATGGCATCAAGAAAGTTCCAACTACTATGGAAGAACTTAAGGATGTTTCAGAAACTATCTACAAGAAGAGTAACCACAAAGTTGTAGGTGCTGGTTTTGATTCACTATCCAACTACTACACTCTTGGTATGAAGGACGAAGGCGTGAACTTTACTGATAAGATTAACTTCAGTGGTTCAACTTCAAAGAAAGTTCTCAACTTCTATGCAGATGGTATTAAGAAGGGTTACTTCAGAGTAGCTGGTTCAGAACACTACCTTTCAGGTCCATTTGCTAACGAAAAGGTTGCAATGTTTGTTGGTACTTCTGCAGGTGAAGGCTTTGTTAAGCAAGGTGTAGGTAACAAGTTTACTTATGATGTTGCTCCACGTCCTGGCAAATACACCATGCAACAAGGTACTGATATTTACATGTTTAACCACGCTAGCGCTGAACAAAAAGCTGCTGCATTTAAGTACATTAAGTTCTTAGTATCTAAGTCAAGCCAAATTAAGTGGGCTAATGCTACTGGTTACATTCCTGTAAACACTAGTGCAATCGAATCTAGTGAATACAAGAATAACAAGAGCATCAAGCTTCCTGCTAAACTTGAAGATGCTATGAAGAACTTGTACAGTGTTCCTGTTGCTAAGAATTCAAATGCTGCATACAACCAATTGAACAGCATTTTGCAAAATATCTTTGCTGCAGCCCAAAAGGGTCAAAATACTAACAGCCAAATTAATACTGGTAAGCAAAAATTTGATGCTGCTTGGAAGCAATAA
- a CDS encoding MBL fold metallo-hydrolase, with the protein MTLKDKTTVTFYNGLTTIGGPMIEVAYNKSHVLFDLGEVYRPELKLPDESYQTLIKNKLIGDVPNFYDPKLTGKPIDTDRWEHAAAYISHLHLDHSKAMNFLAPEIPLYAGPITAHLLPALNEKGDFLLPAAGHDRTYTRPIIAAEYKKPIKVGDIILEIYPSDHDAYGATGLLVKTPDKQIAYTGDIRLHGYHPDWVRDFMQAAKNSDMLIIEGTGVSWPEEKHDENSEEFTGPKNEVELTEEIVRLQKANPERQITFNTYPTNVERLLRIIADSPRKVILHAQRAHLIKESLDEDYPYYYMPNEEHYADLKPELEVSYDELLADNHKYMWQVVTDYDKLQKGGLYIHSNAEPLGDFDPAYKPFVEALANNDIEYKALRCSGHADEKELKEIIAGVQPAVLVPVHTLHPELEENPYGERILPKRGQTITL; encoded by the coding sequence ATGACCTTAAAGGATAAAACGACAGTAACTTTTTATAATGGTTTAACCACAATTGGTGGACCGATGATTGAAGTGGCCTATAACAAGTCGCATGTATTGTTTGACTTGGGGGAAGTTTATCGGCCAGAGTTAAAATTGCCAGATGAAAGTTATCAAACTCTGATTAAAAATAAATTAATCGGGGATGTGCCTAATTTTTACGATCCTAAATTGACGGGTAAGCCAATTGATACTGACCGCTGGGAGCATGCGGCGGCCTATATTTCACACCTACATTTGGATCACAGTAAGGCAATGAACTTTTTGGCCCCAGAAATTCCACTTTATGCAGGTCCAATTACAGCTCATTTATTGCCAGCCTTGAATGAAAAGGGCGACTTCTTGCTTCCTGCTGCAGGTCATGATCGGACTTATACTCGTCCAATCATCGCGGCAGAATACAAGAAACCAATTAAGGTGGGCGATATTATCCTGGAAATATATCCTAGTGATCATGACGCTTACGGTGCTACTGGTCTATTAGTTAAGACACCGGATAAGCAAATCGCCTATACTGGCGACATTCGCTTGCATGGTTATCATCCAGATTGGGTGCGGGACTTTATGCAGGCAGCTAAAAATAGCGATATGCTGATTATTGAAGGCACTGGTGTTTCTTGGCCAGAAGAAAAGCATGATGAAAACAGTGAAGAGTTTACTGGCCCTAAGAATGAAGTAGAACTAACTGAAGAAATCGTGCGCCTGCAAAAGGCTAATCCTGAACGCCAAATCACTTTTAATACTTATCCTACTAATGTTGAACGATTATTGCGAATCATTGCCGATTCACCAAGAAAGGTCATTTTACATGCTCAGCGTGCCCATTTGATTAAGGAAAGTTTGGATGAAGACTATCCTTACTATTACATGCCTAATGAGGAGCACTATGCTGACCTTAAGCCAGAGCTAGAAGTTAGCTATGATGAGCTTTTAGCAGATAATCATAAATACATGTGGCAAGTTGTCACCGATTATGATAAGCTGCAAAAGGGTGGTTTGTATATCCACTCAAATGCTGAGCCATTAGGGGATTTTGATCCTGCCTACAAACCATTTGTAGAGGCTTTAGCTAACAATGATATTGAGTATAAGGCGTTGCGCTGTTCAGGCCATGCCGATGAAAAAGAACTCAAGGAAATCATTGCTGGGGTTCAACCAGCTGTTTTAGTACCGGTGCACACATTGCATCCGGAGCTGGAAGAGAACCCATATGGAGAACGGATTTTACCTAAACGTGGTCAAACAATCACGCTTTAG
- a CDS encoding carbohydrate ABC transporter permease, giving the protein MKKIRWGTLIAYIILAIFAIITVFPFIYMILGGLMSFRETTTIPPTIIPKHFEWSNYAKVFAQAPFARYFLNTFITASVTTIVSLFNALLGAFAMVNLKFKGKGVVQMVLLSLLMVPGEAIIFTNYNTIARMGLLNTYIGLVLPFLTSIFYMYYLQSYFGSISQTIYKAAMIDGASDWEYIWKILVPMSKGGLFTVALLSFISGWNSFLWPLLVTNEDSMRLLNNGLTSFASDAGSETQLQLAAATLTVLPILILYFIFRKQIIRGVVRNDLKG; this is encoded by the coding sequence ATGAAGAAGATTCGTTGGGGCACTTTGATTGCTTATATTATTTTAGCGATTTTCGCAATCATTACTGTCTTTCCATTCATCTACATGATTTTGGGTGGATTAATGAGTTTTAGAGAAACAACCACTATTCCACCAACAATCATTCCTAAGCATTTTGAATGGTCAAACTATGCCAAAGTATTCGCCCAAGCTCCATTTGCTCGTTACTTCCTAAACACTTTTATCACAGCTAGTGTAACGACAATTGTAAGTTTGTTTAACGCCTTGCTTGGTGCTTTTGCCATGGTTAACTTGAAGTTCAAGGGTAAAGGCGTTGTTCAAATGGTACTTTTATCGTTATTGATGGTGCCAGGTGAAGCGATTATCTTTACTAACTACAATACCATTGCCAGAATGGGCTTGTTGAACACTTATATTGGTTTGGTATTGCCATTTTTAACTTCAATTTTCTACATGTACTACTTGCAAAGCTACTTCGGTTCAATCTCACAGACAATTTATAAAGCTGCGATGATTGACGGAGCGAGTGATTGGGAATATATTTGGAAAATTTTGGTGCCAATGTCTAAAGGTGGCTTGTTCACCGTTGCTTTATTAAGTTTCATTTCTGGTTGGAATTCATTCCTCTGGCCATTATTGGTAACTAACGAAGACAGCATGAGATTGTTGAACAATGGTTTAACTTCATTTGCATCTGATGCAGGTAGTGAAACTCAACTTCAACTTGCTGCTGCCACATTGACTGTTTTGCCAATCTTGATTTTGTACTTCATCTTTAGAAAGCAAATTATTCGAGGAGTAGTGCGCAATGACCTTAAAGGATAA
- a CDS encoding carbohydrate ABC transporter permease has product MKSNQKKAWLFLAPTIIFVTFFSIYPILRAFVMSFQSGSLINLNWSGFSNYQYIFSDPEFWRAIKNTILYALISVPVALAISIMLAWFIFSRIKHKSFFETTFFMPYVTSTIAIGIVFRYIFNGDYGLLNFLLKAVHLPTPNWIDDPAMSLTTIIIFGVWTSLAFNIVILMGALRNIDPNYYTIADMYGATGTEKFWRITMPQLVPTIAFLLTMNIIAAFKIYTSVYALFNGQAGVGNSATTAVFYIYNKFQIVGTPGVAMAATVVLFIIIMFVTFLQRKMMKKIGGQ; this is encoded by the coding sequence ATGAAGAGCAATCAGAAAAAGGCGTGGCTCTTTTTAGCGCCAACAATTATCTTTGTTACTTTCTTTAGTATTTATCCAATTTTGCGGGCCTTTGTAATGAGTTTTCAAAGCGGCTCGTTAATTAATCTGAATTGGAGCGGCTTCAGCAATTATCAATATATCTTTAGTGATCCAGAATTTTGGCGGGCAATCAAGAATACTATTTTGTATGCCCTAATTTCTGTGCCAGTTGCTTTGGCTATTTCAATCATGTTGGCCTGGTTTATTTTCAGCAGGATAAAGCATAAGTCATTCTTTGAAACGACTTTCTTTATGCCATATGTTACGTCAACTATCGCTATTGGTATCGTATTCCGTTATATTTTTAACGGTGACTATGGTTTGCTTAACTTCTTGCTCAAGGCAGTTCACTTGCCAACACCAAACTGGATTGATGATCCAGCGATGTCATTGACGACAATTATCATCTTTGGTGTTTGGACTTCTTTAGCTTTTAACATCGTTATCTTGATGGGGGCTTTGAGAAACATTGACCCTAATTACTACACAATTGCGGATATGTATGGCGCAACTGGTACTGAAAAGTTCTGGCGTATTACAATGCCGCAGCTTGTGCCAACGATCGCCTTCTTATTAACAATGAATATCATTGCTGCATTTAAGATTTATACATCTGTTTATGCCTTATTCAATGGACAAGCAGGTGTTGGTAACTCAGCTACAACTGCAGTGTTCTACATCTATAACAAGTTCCAAATTGTTGGTACTCCAGGTGTAGCGATGGCCGCAACGGTTGTCTTATTTATCATCATTATGTTTGTCACATTCTTGCAACGCAAGATGATGAAGAAGATTGGAGGACAGTAA